From Aptenodytes patagonicus chromosome 1, bAptPat1.pri.cur, whole genome shotgun sequence, one genomic window encodes:
- the KLHL15 gene encoding kelch-like protein 15, whose protein sequence is MAGDVEGFSSSIHDTSVSAGFRALYEEGLLLDVTLVIEDHQFQAHKALLATQSDYFRIMFTADMRERDQDKIHLKGLTATGFSHVLQFMYYGTIELSMNTVHEILQAAMYVQLIEVVKFCCSFLLAKICLENCAEIMRLLDDFGVNIEGVREKLDSFLLENFVPLMSRPDFLSYLSFEKLMSYLDNDHLSRFPEIELYEAVQAWLRHDRRRWRHTDTIIQNIRFCLMTPSSVFEKVKTSEFYRYSRQLRHEVDQAMNYFHSVHQQPLMEMKSNKIRSAKPQTAVFRGMIGHSMVNSKILLLHKPRVWWELEGPQVPLRPDCLAIVNNFVFLLGGEELGPDGEFHASSKVFRYDPRQNTWLRMADMSVPRSEFAVGVIGRYVYAVAGRTRDETFYSTERYDITEDKWEFVDPYPVNKYGHEGTVLGNKLYITGGITSSSTSKQVCVFDPSKEGTVEQRTRRTQVVTNCWENKCKMNYARCFHKMISYNGKLYVFGGVCVILRASFESQGCPSTEVYDPDTDQWTILASMPIGRSGHGVAVLDKQIMVLGGLCYNGHYSDSILTFDPEENKWKEDEYPRMPCKLDGLQVCSLHFPEYVLEHVRRCS, encoded by the exons ATGGCAGGGGACGTGGAAGGGTTTAGCTCCTCCATCCATGACACCAGTGTCTCTGCTGGATTCAGAGCACTGTATGAGGAGGGATTGCTTCTTGATGTCACACTTGTCATTGAAGACCACCAATTTCAGGCCCATAAAGCACTGCTTGCCACCCAGAGTGATTACTTCAGGATTATGTTCACAGCTGATATGCGAGAACGAGATCAGGACAAAATCCATTTGAAAGGTCTGACAGCTACAGGCTTCAGTCATGTCCTCCAATTCATGTACTATGGAACTATTGAACTGAGTATGAACACTGTTCATGAAATCCTTCAGGCTGCCATGTATGTCCAGCTTATAGAGGTGGTAaaattttgctgctcttttctcttaGCTAAAATCTGCTTAGAAAACTGTGCAGAAATTATGAGACTTCTGGATGATTTTGGTGTAAACATCGAAGGAGTCAGGGAAAAATTGGACTCCTTTCTGCTAGAGAATTTTGTGCCACTCATGTCCAGACCTGACTTCCTTTCATATTTGAGCTTTGAGAAGCTCATGTCTTACTTGGATAATGATCATCTGAGCAGGTTTCCAGAGATAGAGCTGTATGAAGCTGTTCAGGCCTGGCTGCGCCATGATAGAAGACGCTGGAGGCATACGGACACCATCATTCAGAACATCAGGTTTTGTTTGATGACACCATCCAGTGTTTTTGAGAAG GTAAAAACATCAGAGTTTTATCGATACTCCCGGCAGCTGCGACATGAGGTTGACCAAGCCATGAATTACTTTCATAGCGTTCACCAGCAGCCTTTGATGGAAATGAAATCGAACAAAATTCGTTCTGCCAAACCCCAGACTGCAGTATTTAGAGGAATGATAGGACACAGTATGGTAAACAGTAAAATTCTTCTCTTGCACAAACCGAGGGTCTGGTGGGAACTAGAGGGTCCTCAAGTACCTTTACGACCAGACTGCCTTGCCATTGTGAATAACTTTGTGTTCCTATTAGGTGGGGAAGAACTGGGGCCAGATGGTGAGTTTCATGCTTCATCCAAAGTGTTTAGATATGACCCAAGACAGAACACTTGGTTACGAATGGCAGACATGTCTGTTCCACGTTCTGAGTTTGCTGTTGGAGTTATTGGGAGGTATGTTTATGCAGTGGCTGGGAGGACCAGGGATGAAACGTTTTACTCAACTGAACGGTATGATATCACTGAAGATAAATGGGAATTTGTGGATCCTTATCCAGTCAATAAATACGGACATGAAGGGACTGTGCTTGGTAACAAGTTGTATATCACTGGTGGAATTACATCATCTTCAACTTCTAAGCAAGTGTGTGTGTTTGATCCCAGTAAAGAAGGGACAGTAGAGCAGCGAACAAGGAGAACTCAAGTGGTCACTAACTGTTGGGAgaacaaatgcaaaatgaattaTGCAAGATGCTTTCACAAAATGATTTCTTATAATGGTAAGCTTTATGTCTTTGGTGGTGTCTGTGTGATCCTGAGGGCCTCCTTTGAATCTCAAGGATGTCCTTCTACAGAGGTTTATGACCCAGATACTGATCAATGGACTATATTGGCTTCTATGCCAATTGGTAGGAGTGGTCATGGTGTAGCTGTTCTGGACAAACAGATAATGGTTCTTGGAGGCCTTTGTTACAATGGTCATTACAGTGATTCGATTCTCACCTTTGatccagaggaaaacaaatggaaagaagaTGAATATCCAAGAATGCCGTGCAAGCTGGATGGCTTGCAAGTCTGCAGCTTGCACTTTCCTGAATATGTTTTGGAGCATGTTAGACGTTGCAGCTGA